The window AGCGGAGTCCGCTGTCGGCGCCGCCCTCGAGCATGAGCGTCGCGCAGGTGTGCCGGAAGAGGTGGCACGCGCCGGTCTTGCCGAGGTCGGCCGCGGCGACGTGGTCGCGCACGAGCTGCGAGCCGCGGTGCGAGGAGATCTCCTCGCCCTCCTGCGTGAGGAAGATCGTACCCGGGTTGGGCGGCGCCACCAGTTGCGGGCGGGCCTCGTTCAGGTAGCGGGCGATCCACGCGATCGCGCGCTCACCGATCGGGACCATCCGGTCCTTCTTGCTCTTGCCCTGGCGCACCATCGGCGTGCCGCGCTCCTGGTCGAGGTCGAAGGCCGTCAGGTGGATGACCTCGAGGCACTCGAGCCGCTGACCGCGATGCTCGGCGACGCGGACCTGCGCGCTCACGAGCTCGTCGCCCCCGACGTCGGCCGCGTCTTCGACGCCGCGGGGGCGCCGAAGCGGCGCGTGCTCCTGCGCGTGTTCAAGGGCGACGGGCGCGGCGCCGACGACCTGCAGGAGGTGGTGCTCTCCGAGAGTCCGCGCGGGAAGCTCGCGGGCCTGCGCGCGTGGAAGGCCGCGAGCGGCGAGAGCCTCGCCTCCGACGCGCCGCTCTTCGCGCGCCAGCGGGGCCTGCGACTCTCGACGCGGCAGCTCCGGCACGCCTTCGGCATCTGGCAGGTGTGCGCCGGATTCGAGCGGCACGTGAGCGCGCGTGCCTTGAGGCACTCGGCCTGCACCAACATCTACGCGAGCACCGAGGACCTCCGGCTCACGCAGCGCTTCGCCCGGCACCGCAGCGTCGTGACGACGATGCTCTACACGCACCCGGCCGACGCGGACCTCGTCCGCGCCGTCGAACAGCTCCGCTGCTGAGGGCTACGGCTCGCTCGTGAGCCCAAGGAAGAGCTCGAGCCCCTGATCGAGCGCGAGGAGCTCGTCCTTCGCGATGCGCCCGAACACGCGTCGGATGCGGCGCTTGTCGACCGACCGCAGCTGATCGGCGAGTGCGTATGAGGTCTTCGTCAGGCCGCTCTTGCCCGGCGACAGTTCCGGGTAGAGTGCGCCCTCGCC is drawn from Deltaproteobacteria bacterium and contains these coding sequences:
- a CDS encoding tyrosine-type recombinase/integrase, which gives rise to MPDAEGVPELPRRESQAPLAREERRVGGEALAARGLPRAQARELPARTLGEHHLLQVVGAAPVALEHAQEHAPLRRPRGVEDAADVGGDELVSAQVRVAEHRGQRLECLEVIHLTAFDLDQERGTPMVRQGKSKKDRMVPIGERAIAWIARYLNEARPQLVAPPNPGTIFLTQEGEEISSHRGSQLVRDHVAAADLGKTGACHLFRHTCATLMLEGGADSGLRCRRPAPMSTSTSTKDWRWSGRWLGGSPPRHRGRRGRRA
- a CDS encoding type II toxin-antitoxin system PemK/MazF family toxin, with translation MIVDRGTVVLVELDPTVGHEQRGTRPCVAVSDPAVNADQRFPLIAVVPVTGTPGEGALYPELSPGKSGLTKTSYALADQLRSVDKRRIRRVFGRIAKDELLALDQGLELFLGLTSEP